A section of the Methanosarcina mazei S-6 genome encodes:
- a CDS encoding cytochrome b5 domain-containing protein, whose protein sequence is MLFGVFLAIGCAGEEERAPNETRAPEQTVTPAEAVTPTGEEETEIQTVTEMKEYTLEELAEYDGRNGKTYVAYQGQVYDVSNSDLWENGTHKGTHNAGKNLTEEMDDAPHGPEELKDYPVVGTLRE, encoded by the coding sequence GTGTTGTTCGGCGTATTCCTTGCAATAGGATGCGCTGGTGAAGAAGAAAGAGCTCCAAACGAAACAAGAGCTCCAGAACAGACTGTAACTCCAGCTGAAGCGGTTACTCCAACTGGAGAAGAGGAAACTGAAATCCAAACTGTGACGGAGATGAAAGAGTATACACTTGAAGAACTTGCGGAGTACGACGGCAGAAACGGGAAGACATACGTTGCCTATCAAGGCCAAGTCTATGATGTCTCGAATAGCGATCTATGGGAAAATGGCACCCATAAGGGCACTCACAATGCCGGGAAGAATCTAACCGAAGAAATGGACGACGCACCACATGGACCTGAAGAACTTAAGGATTACCCTGTAGTTGGGACTCTGAGAGAATGA
- a CDS encoding formylmethanofuran dehydrogenase subunit B yields MIYKNIVCPVCGAACDDIQVEFGDGKIEARNACKMGNAKFQEVVSSHRLRQPLIKVNGRLTAAAWDEALERAADILVSAKRPLLFMGSETSCEAHEVGLKIGEYLGALVDSNATICHGPTAMGIQESGKVGATEGQKKNRGDLIVYWGTNPLESMPRQMSRYGVFPRGYWTKRGRFDRTVITVDPRKTPTTEASDLHVQLKPGSDYELISALLTLLHGKTPHPSVEEITGVPIPVMEEMLDMMKNCNFGAISVGLGLSSSIGKHRNAEIAMNLVKELNNYAKFTLGALRGHCNVAGFNQVASYMYGYPFGLDFMRGHPRYNPGEYTTVDVLREKDVDAAFVMCADLVCHIPADCASYLAEIPMVCLDIAPCPSTAASDVVLPGVIDAMECDGTFYRLDDVAVHFEPFTSSPFEFTKSNEDTLKQLFEKIKARK; encoded by the coding sequence ATGATTTATAAAAACATAGTCTGTCCGGTCTGCGGGGCAGCCTGCGATGATATCCAGGTCGAGTTCGGGGACGGAAAGATTGAGGCAAGAAATGCGTGTAAAATGGGGAACGCCAAGTTCCAGGAAGTTGTAAGTTCTCACAGGCTCAGGCAGCCCCTTATAAAAGTTAACGGAAGGCTGACCGCGGCAGCCTGGGACGAAGCCCTTGAAAGGGCCGCAGATATCCTTGTTTCTGCAAAGCGCCCTCTCCTTTTTATGGGAAGCGAAACTTCCTGCGAAGCGCATGAAGTCGGGCTCAAGATCGGAGAATATCTTGGTGCCCTTGTTGACTCAAACGCCACCATTTGCCACGGGCCAACTGCGATGGGAATCCAGGAATCCGGAAAAGTTGGTGCAACCGAAGGGCAGAAGAAAAACAGAGGCGATCTCATTGTCTACTGGGGAACCAACCCTCTTGAGTCCATGCCGCGTCAGATGTCGAGGTACGGAGTTTTCCCAAGAGGTTACTGGACCAAACGAGGGCGTTTTGACAGGACAGTTATCACCGTGGACCCGAGAAAAACCCCGACCACTGAAGCTTCCGACCTGCACGTGCAGCTCAAGCCCGGCTCGGACTATGAACTGATAAGTGCTCTCCTCACTTTGCTGCATGGAAAAACTCCTCATCCGTCTGTGGAAGAGATCACAGGAGTACCTATCCCGGTCATGGAAGAGATGCTTGACATGATGAAGAACTGCAACTTCGGTGCCATTTCAGTTGGGCTCGGGCTCTCCTCATCCATTGGAAAGCACAGGAACGCCGAAATTGCCATGAACCTTGTGAAGGAGCTGAACAATTATGCCAAGTTCACTCTCGGAGCTCTTCGAGGTCACTGCAATGTAGCAGGTTTTAACCAGGTCGCTTCCTACATGTACGGCTACCCCTTCGGGCTGGACTTCATGCGCGGGCACCCGCGTTACAACCCCGGAGAATATACAACCGTGGACGTGCTGAGGGAAAAAGATGTGGATGCAGCCTTTGTAATGTGCGCCGACCTTGTCTGTCACATCCCTGCGGACTGTGCTTCCTATCTTGCTGAAATCCCAATGGTCTGCCTGGACATTGCTCCCTGCCCGAGCACGGCTGCTTCGGATGTTGTGCTCCCTGGAGTCATTGACGCCATGGAATGTGACGGGACCTTTTACAGGCTCGACGATGTGGCAGTGCACTTCGAGCCCTTCACAAGCTCGCCCTTCGAGTTTACGAAGAGCAATGAGGATACCCTGAAGCAGCTCTTTGAGAAGATAAAGGCAAGGAAGTAA
- a CDS encoding molybdopterin dinucleotide binding domain-containing protein, which produces MEVLLISGSTIDEGRLAKGGDKFTEEYTLECASCWISPADFVPLCSPDKVKVTSRDGKHSIVVYAKCTDSVQPGQVFMPRAIWSNVVVDPDTLSTGSPLYKGAPVYIEPSEEEVLSAEDVVMKIYVGGQ; this is translated from the coding sequence ATGGAAGTATTACTTATTTCCGGAAGTACAATTGACGAAGGCAGGCTTGCCAAAGGTGGGGACAAGTTCACGGAAGAGTACACTCTGGAGTGTGCTTCATGCTGGATTTCTCCTGCGGATTTTGTGCCCCTCTGCTCCCCTGATAAAGTAAAAGTAACAAGCAGGGATGGAAAACATTCTATTGTCGTTTATGCGAAATGTACGGACTCTGTTCAGCCCGGGCAGGTTTTCATGCCGAGGGCTATCTGGTCGAATGTTGTCGTTGACCCGGATACCCTTTCTACGGGCTCACCTCTCTATAAGGGAGCTCCCGTATACATTGAGCCGTCAGAAGAAGAGGTCCTCAGCGCCGAAGATGTAGTAATGAAAATTTATGTTGGAGGGCAGTGA
- a CDS encoding formylmethanofuran dehydrogenase subunit C codes for MTEGVLVQKKTNAGESSGEMEEVTLIPKKAIDIKLEADIITPDSFAGKTTEEIGMLSVWQGPKTYPLSDFFEVMGSAGSSAAETLIRIKGDAMRVKRIGEGMSAGKIEIEGSAGMHVGTGMKGGEITVHGDVDSWAGMEMLGGLLHIKGNAGDHVGCAYRGKWHGMKGGRIVIEGSARHQLGGGMDGGEILVGGNVESFCGIRQNGGLIFVKGGALRGLGAEMAGGTIVVGGKIQRFAPGFEFVSMENKITSGELELIGEFKKFTGDYAISKRAKGALYVSADTNPEL; via the coding sequence ATGACAGAGGGAGTACTTGTTCAGAAAAAAACCAATGCCGGTGAAAGTTCCGGAGAAATGGAAGAAGTAACGCTTATTCCTAAAAAAGCGATTGACATTAAACTGGAAGCAGATATTATAACTCCTGATTCCTTTGCAGGCAAGACCACCGAAGAAATAGGGATGCTGTCTGTCTGGCAGGGTCCTAAAACCTATCCTCTTTCCGATTTCTTTGAAGTGATGGGCAGCGCAGGCAGTTCTGCGGCTGAGACTCTGATACGCATAAAAGGCGACGCAATGAGGGTCAAAAGGATCGGAGAAGGCATGAGTGCAGGAAAAATTGAGATTGAAGGCTCTGCAGGCATGCACGTTGGGACAGGGATGAAAGGAGGAGAGATCACCGTTCACGGAGATGTTGATTCCTGGGCTGGCATGGAAATGCTTGGTGGTCTCCTGCACATTAAAGGCAATGCCGGGGACCATGTGGGCTGTGCTTACAGAGGAAAGTGGCACGGTATGAAAGGTGGACGCATAGTTATTGAAGGCTCGGCAAGGCACCAGCTTGGAGGCGGCATGGATGGCGGAGAAATCCTTGTGGGAGGTAATGTTGAAAGCTTCTGCGGGATCCGCCAGAACGGTGGGCTCATTTTTGTAAAAGGCGGAGCTCTCCGCGGATTGGGTGCTGAAATGGCAGGCGGAACCATAGTTGTAGGGGGCAAAATACAGCGTTTTGCTCCGGGCTTCGAATTTGTTTCTATGGAAAACAAAATAACTTCGGGTGAGCTTGAGCTGATAGGCGAATTCAAAAAATTCACAGGGGACTATGCGATCAGCAAGAGGGCAAAAGGAGCTCTCTATGTGTCTGCAGACACAAACCCGGAGCTCTGA
- a CDS encoding formylmethanofuran dehydrogenase subunit A, translating into MAGTIAIKNGYVFDPLNEINGEKMDIFIRDGKVVKELSASEMKTSRVIDASGMTVMPGGVDSHSHVAGAKVNAGRSMRPEDHYKANLKKTPLTHSGSGYTVPSVYKQGYDYAAMGYTTVFEAAVPPLEARHTHEEMRATPLLDMGGYLVLGNNFFLMRYLRDGDMEKAAAYVAWMMKTHKTYGIKCVNPAGVENWAWGKNVSTLDETNIHFEITPREVIKGLTEVNETLGMPMPVHLHANNLGHPGCYAITKDSLKIPDGVKTKQNMAVEWAETKMDLSRDRSVYLTHLMFNSFAGTTWGDCESGVKDIADYINNKDHVVIDSGCTPFGEATVMTGDGPAIHDLYTLTGNKWSNTDVEMECGSGVLPFTYLKSNPVHSLQWAMGLECLLLIKDPWKTIMTTDSPNGGPFTKYPEVMTWIMSEAFRKQTFSECHKWANDRSELGGINRELSLYDLAILTRANPAKTIGMAHRKGSLGVGADGDVTVYNINPQQLDANNYEALLRTFRKAEYTVKGGEIVAVKGEIVSLPEKRTYYSEVHVENEREKEMLVDVKEWFRYYTLGFANYSTPEKYLANPTPIQVNSER; encoded by the coding sequence ATGGCAGGAACAATTGCAATCAAGAACGGATACGTCTTTGACCCCCTCAACGAAATAAACGGGGAAAAAATGGATATCTTCATCAGGGACGGAAAAGTCGTAAAAGAGCTTTCTGCATCTGAGATGAAAACTTCCAGGGTAATTGACGCCTCCGGAATGACTGTTATGCCAGGAGGTGTTGACTCCCATTCTCACGTTGCCGGTGCAAAGGTTAATGCCGGCAGGTCGATGCGCCCTGAAGACCATTATAAAGCAAACCTTAAGAAAACTCCCCTCACCCATTCCGGTTCAGGCTATACAGTTCCTTCTGTTTACAAACAGGGATATGATTACGCAGCAATGGGTTACACAACTGTTTTTGAAGCTGCAGTTCCTCCTCTTGAAGCCCGCCACACCCATGAAGAGATGCGTGCAACTCCTCTTCTTGACATGGGAGGGTACCTTGTTCTCGGAAACAACTTTTTCCTTATGCGCTACCTCAGGGACGGGGATATGGAAAAGGCGGCTGCTTATGTTGCCTGGATGATGAAGACCCATAAGACCTACGGGATCAAATGCGTCAACCCCGCAGGAGTCGAAAACTGGGCATGGGGTAAAAACGTCAGCACTCTTGACGAAACCAACATCCATTTCGAAATTACTCCCAGAGAAGTCATTAAGGGGCTTACTGAGGTTAACGAGACCCTCGGCATGCCTATGCCAGTCCACCTGCATGCGAACAACCTGGGTCATCCTGGCTGTTATGCAATTACCAAGGATTCCCTCAAAATCCCTGATGGGGTAAAGACAAAACAGAACATGGCTGTGGAGTGGGCAGAAACCAAAATGGACCTTTCAAGGGACCGTTCGGTATACCTTACCCACCTGATGTTCAACAGTTTTGCAGGCACGACCTGGGGGGACTGCGAGTCCGGTGTTAAGGATATTGCAGATTATATCAACAACAAAGATCATGTGGTAATCGACAGCGGATGCACTCCCTTCGGAGAAGCAACAGTTATGACCGGAGACGGGCCTGCCATTCATGACCTTTACACCCTTACAGGAAATAAGTGGTCGAACACTGATGTTGAAATGGAATGCGGCTCAGGTGTCCTTCCCTTTACCTACCTCAAGTCCAACCCTGTGCACAGTTTGCAGTGGGCAATGGGGCTTGAATGTCTCCTGCTTATCAAAGACCCATGGAAAACTATCATGACCACGGACAGCCCGAATGGTGGGCCGTTTACGAAATACCCTGAGGTTATGACCTGGATCATGTCCGAGGCTTTCAGGAAACAGACCTTCAGTGAGTGCCACAAGTGGGCAAACGATAGGAGCGAGCTGGGAGGCATAAACCGTGAGCTTTCTCTCTACGACCTGGCGATTCTGACCAGGGCTAACCCTGCAAAGACAATCGGCATGGCCCACAGAAAAGGCTCTCTTGGTGTGGGTGCGGACGGAGATGTTACAGTCTACAACATAAACCCTCAGCAGCTTGACGCAAACAATTACGAAGCCCTCCTCAGGACCTTCAGGAAGGCGGAATATACTGTGAAGGGCGGCGAAATAGTGGCTGTTAAAGGGGAGATCGTTTCCCTGCCTGAGAAGAGGACTTACTATTCCGAAGTGCATGTTGAAAATGAGCGGGAAAAGGAAATGCTGGTTGACGTGAAGGAGTGGTTCAGGTACTACACTCTTGGTTTTGCCAACTACTCGACTCCAGAGAAATATCTGGCAAACCCGACTCCCATACAGGTTAACAGTGAGAGGTGA
- a CDS encoding 4Fe-4S binding protein, producing the protein MQNEMRLSVFSEKKDRQLVYQPEKCIGCGTCVQACPKGTLSIGAVGAVARGLLDADFLEMAKSEDCLVCGICAKVCPTGALELRQEGKPLTDMSYISRAMRPTSVNESCVHCGLCEDICSQGCIEVTREISTDGKLKVIGKTHIDTECCVHCGWCAAVCPVNAISVEKPFEGRWSRDENVCQTCHTCIDVCPANAIFNKKAKSGERVEKITHRPDACIYCGACAVACPVDAIDVRKTAILPEMEKKGPLEKKLIEVPAPEDALRTQLETDDDACLGCGNCVIVCPVNAFDNRELAAGYLYDMDEKAILGVKNGKISVVNQERCGGDGTCALICPVDAIRLVKKEVE; encoded by the coding sequence ATGCAAAATGAGATGCGATTGTCAGTCTTTTCCGAAAAAAAAGACCGGCAGCTGGTCTATCAGCCTGAAAAATGCATTGGCTGCGGGACCTGTGTACAGGCATGTCCCAAAGGCACCCTTTCCATAGGGGCTGTGGGAGCTGTAGCTAGAGGGTTACTGGATGCGGATTTCCTGGAAATGGCAAAGAGTGAAGACTGCCTTGTCTGCGGGATCTGCGCAAAAGTCTGCCCCACAGGTGCTCTTGAACTGAGACAGGAAGGAAAACCCCTCACAGACATGTCCTATATTTCAAGGGCTATGAGGCCGACATCAGTAAACGAAAGCTGTGTCCACTGTGGTCTCTGTGAAGATATCTGCTCACAGGGCTGTATTGAAGTGACCCGGGAAATTTCTACGGACGGGAAACTGAAGGTTATCGGAAAAACCCATATTGATACGGAATGCTGTGTCCATTGCGGCTGGTGTGCTGCAGTATGCCCTGTAAATGCTATTTCTGTGGAAAAGCCCTTTGAAGGACGCTGGTCCAGGGATGAGAATGTCTGCCAGACCTGCCATACCTGTATTGATGTCTGTCCTGCAAATGCAATTTTCAATAAGAAGGCAAAGTCCGGGGAAAGAGTTGAAAAGATCACCCACCGGCCGGATGCCTGCATTTACTGTGGTGCATGCGCAGTTGCCTGCCCTGTTGATGCCATTGACGTCAGAAAAACTGCAATTCTGCCGGAAATGGAGAAAAAGGGCCCCCTGGAGAAAAAGCTGATTGAAGTCCCTGCCCCCGAAGATGCGCTTCGCACCCAACTTGAAACTGATGATGATGCGTGCCTTGGCTGCGGGAACTGTGTGATTGTCTGCCCTGTAAACGCATTCGACAACCGTGAACTTGCTGCAGGCTACCTGTACGACATGGACGAAAAAGCTATTCTTGGGGTTAAGAACGGAAAAATTTCGGTCGTAAACCAGGAACGCTGCGGAGGAGATGGGACCTGTGCCCTTATCTGCCCTGTTGATGCGATAAGGCTTGTGAAAAAAGAGGTGGAATAA
- a CDS encoding FmdE family protein codes for METILKQVKDPELLSQIEKVVPFHGFLTSGALIGIQMLNIARRELDVRDGERIYVTCETKSCVPDPFQILAGATIGNNGLKINNLGKMAVTVNKQAPEGMKGIIGIRIYLDPEKTKDYPKLHAWYLNTEKLHHEEVVPVLLEAGDNVYSWKTVDLEVPVRKKKRIQCCKKCGEMFVQHDDELLCGGCTE; via the coding sequence ATGGAGACAATCCTGAAGCAGGTGAAAGACCCTGAGCTGCTTTCACAGATTGAAAAGGTCGTCCCTTTTCACGGCTTTCTGACATCAGGGGCATTAATCGGCATCCAGATGCTCAATATTGCAAGGAGGGAGCTTGATGTCCGGGACGGAGAGCGCATATACGTAACCTGTGAAACGAAAAGCTGCGTGCCTGACCCTTTCCAGATCCTTGCCGGAGCTACCATCGGGAACAATGGATTGAAAATCAATAACCTGGGAAAGATGGCTGTAACGGTGAACAAACAGGCACCTGAAGGGATGAAGGGCATAATAGGCATCAGGATTTACCTTGACCCTGAAAAGACAAAGGACTACCCAAAACTTCATGCCTGGTACCTGAACACTGAAAAGCTACACCATGAAGAGGTTGTGCCTGTCCTTCTGGAAGCCGGGGATAATGTTTATTCCTGGAAAACCGTGGATCTGGAAGTCCCGGTCAGGAAGAAAAAGCGGATCCAGTGCTGCAAAAAATGTGGTGAGATGTTCGTTCAACATGATGATGAGCTGCTGTGCGGCGGATGCACAGAATAA
- a CDS encoding ABC transporter ATP-binding protein: MHIVELEEIYKNYGKLEVLKNINLQIEKGTSTALVGPTGSGKTVMLRLIDLLEKPSSGTVYFEGADANESNNTRLEVRRQIGMVFQKPLAFKASVYDNIAYGLKIRGRKENMDGRIKELLEMIGLPGYENRNALKLSGGETQRLALARAMITEPRLLLLDEPTANLDPISKKKLEELILKINRESETTIIMTTHDLLQGQRLAENMVILYNGQILQSGTPDQIFRKPKNRFVADFVGIQNLMSGIIEDSSNGLAAIKTDSITVFAVTEKEGKVHFAIRPDEITISREKVQTSARNTIQGKVDEIIDTGSLIKLTVNTGELFTVFITRESLNELNISIGTSIWLYFKASAVHVF; this comes from the coding sequence ATGCACATAGTGGAATTGGAAGAAATTTACAAAAATTACGGAAAACTTGAGGTTCTGAAGAATATTAACCTGCAAATAGAAAAGGGGACCAGCACTGCTCTTGTTGGACCGACCGGCTCTGGAAAAACTGTTATGCTCAGATTAATCGATTTACTGGAAAAACCGTCTTCTGGAACGGTGTATTTTGAAGGCGCTGATGCCAATGAATCCAATAATACCAGGCTGGAGGTAAGAAGGCAAATTGGAATGGTTTTTCAGAAACCTCTTGCTTTTAAGGCAAGCGTTTATGATAATATTGCTTATGGTTTGAAAATCAGGGGAAGAAAAGAGAATATGGACGGGAGAATCAAAGAACTCCTCGAAATGATTGGTCTTCCCGGTTACGAGAACAGAAACGCGCTTAAATTATCAGGTGGCGAAACCCAGAGGCTTGCACTTGCACGGGCAATGATTACGGAACCAAGGTTACTGTTACTTGATGAACCAACTGCAAATCTTGACCCTATCTCTAAAAAGAAACTTGAAGAACTGATCCTGAAAATTAACCGGGAATCCGAAACAACCATTATAATGACCACTCACGACCTTTTACAGGGCCAGAGGCTTGCAGAGAATATGGTCATACTTTATAATGGCCAGATCCTTCAATCTGGAACTCCTGATCAGATATTCAGAAAACCGAAGAATAGATTTGTGGCTGATTTTGTTGGTATTCAAAACCTGATGAGCGGTATAATTGAGGACAGTTCCAATGGTCTGGCAGCAATTAAAACAGATTCCATAACTGTATTTGCCGTAACGGAAAAAGAAGGTAAAGTCCATTTTGCTATAAGGCCTGATGAAATAACAATATCCAGGGAAAAGGTACAGACCAGTGCCAGAAATACGATTCAGGGTAAAGTTGATGAAATAATTGACACCGGGTCCCTTATAAAACTAACAGTAAACACCGGCGAATTATTCACTGTTTTTATAACACGCGAATCTCTTAATGAACTCAATATTTCTATAGGAACCAGTATCTGGTTATATTTTAAAGCATCTGCAGTTCATGTATTTTGA
- a CDS encoding ABC transporter permease: MNEIILAIFQAIELIVELDPKLIQITKLSLYISLTATLIGSLISIPIGGMIYYYEFWGKRTIINLIQTLYSVPTVLVGLFLFLLISQQGPFGFLKLLFTPTGMIIGQVLLILPLLIGFTITALVGVSTQIKELAISLGASTYQTIITIIKEARYAIMSAVILGFGRAISEVGVAILIGGNIRGFTRTFTTAISLETSRGNLVLSIALGFILLSLSLIINFLLNYLQGKD, encoded by the coding sequence TTGAATGAAATTATTCTGGCAATTTTTCAGGCAATAGAACTGATAGTAGAACTTGATCCAAAACTGATTCAAATAACGAAATTAAGCCTTTATATTTCGTTAACTGCAACACTGATAGGCTCATTAATATCGATTCCCATTGGTGGAATGATCTACTATTATGAATTTTGGGGAAAACGGACAATAATAAACCTGATCCAGACCCTTTACAGTGTTCCCACAGTTCTGGTGGGGCTTTTCCTTTTCCTGTTAATATCCCAGCAGGGTCCCTTCGGGTTTTTAAAACTCCTTTTTACTCCCACTGGAATGATTATAGGGCAGGTATTGCTAATACTGCCTCTTCTCATCGGGTTTACTATCACCGCCCTTGTTGGGGTCAGCACTCAAATAAAAGAACTGGCAATATCCCTTGGAGCCAGCACATACCAAACAATAATTACCATTATAAAAGAAGCCCGTTATGCTATAATGAGTGCTGTGATACTTGGTTTTGGAAGGGCTATATCAGAAGTAGGAGTCGCCATACTTATTGGAGGCAATATCAGAGGTTTTACGAGAACTTTTACCACAGCCATATCTCTTGAAACATCCAGAGGTAATCTGGTGCTTTCTATAGCATTGGGGTTTATACTTCTTTCTCTGTCTCTAATAATCAATTTCTTATTGAACTATTTGCAGGGCAAGGATTAA
- a CDS encoding substrate-binding domain-containing protein encodes MRKAFFILMVLLSVFLATGCTDTEQQPDTTTITEPDTTTTAQSETSKLIVSTTTSLEDTGLLEEIEAAFEDKYPGVDVLVISGGTGIAIQYGERGDADILLTHDKSREEEFVNNGFGTNRTEIAYNYFWIVGPENDPAGINGLNATEAFTRIMEEGQNDSDQVKFASRGDDSGTHAREKKIWESTGVSYGEINSSGEWYIESGRGMGETLLLSNEQNAYTLTDSGTFLAYTNEGRIQIVPIVTAGDELLNVYAAMPVNPEKHPNVNYEGAQNFVDFLVSSEGQEIIGNFGREQYGEPLFTPISEGLPS; translated from the coding sequence ATGAGAAAAGCATTTTTTATTTTGATGGTCCTGTTAAGCGTATTCCTTGCAACAGGATGCACAGATACCGAACAGCAGCCAGATACTACAACGATTACAGAACCGGACACTACAACAACTGCACAGTCAGAGACCTCAAAGTTGATAGTTTCTACCACGACCAGTCTGGAGGACACAGGGCTTCTGGAAGAAATAGAGGCAGCATTTGAGGATAAATATCCCGGAGTGGACGTACTGGTTATATCCGGAGGCACAGGAATAGCCATACAGTATGGTGAAAGAGGAGATGCTGATATTCTTCTTACTCATGACAAAAGTCGGGAAGAAGAATTTGTGAATAATGGATTCGGTACAAATCGTACGGAAATAGCATATAATTATTTCTGGATTGTAGGACCTGAAAATGATCCTGCAGGAATAAATGGTCTTAACGCTACGGAAGCATTTACCAGGATAATGGAAGAAGGCCAGAATGATTCTGATCAGGTTAAGTTTGCCTCTCGTGGGGATGATTCAGGTACACATGCACGGGAGAAAAAAATCTGGGAAAGTACTGGAGTAAGTTATGGCGAAATTAATAGTTCGGGTGAATGGTACATTGAAAGCGGCAGAGGCATGGGAGAAACCCTTTTGCTTTCCAATGAACAGAATGCTTATACTTTAACCGATTCCGGAACATTTCTTGCATATACGAACGAAGGAAGGATACAGATTGTACCAATAGTGACTGCAGGCGATGAACTGCTTAATGTTTATGCAGCTATGCCTGTGAATCCAGAAAAGCATCCAAATGTGAATTATGAAGGTGCGCAAAACTTTGTAGACTTCCTTGTTTCCTCTGAAGGGCAGGAAATAATCGGAAACTTTGGCAGGGAACAATACGGGGAGCCTCTCTTTACCCCAATATCCGAAGGTTTGCCATCCTGA
- a CDS encoding type IV pilin N-terminal domain-containing protein: MKAWGNVRCKFLNSFKASPEGLSPVIGSLLLLLITFILVAAIVSSVALSGSRMNLQPPVVNIDLESCEGGLYGVGHSSHWVTFKENRIVLMHEGGDSLSPDSISIKISGYGNSFQGNISNGTGKRAEGNLEVLYMDLSQERKNQKYYVANNNATLEDGSWDIGERLILCGQDSPKKSAKSSVVVSVNGNGNTSDNYGFKAGTEITLKIIDRKSRNVISEQKATVKFVD; this comes from the coding sequence ATGAAGGCGTGGGGAAATGTCCGATGTAAATTTCTTAATTCCTTTAAGGCTTCACCTGAAGGTCTCTCTCCTGTTATCGGCTCCCTTCTCCTTCTGCTGATTACATTTATACTCGTGGCTGCAATTGTTAGCAGTGTAGCCCTCTCTGGCAGTAGAATGAATCTCCAGCCTCCTGTTGTAAATATAGATCTTGAATCCTGTGAAGGAGGGCTTTATGGAGTTGGCCATTCAAGCCACTGGGTCACATTTAAAGAAAATCGGATTGTTCTTATGCATGAGGGAGGAGACTCCCTTTCACCAGACTCTATCTCTATAAAAATTTCCGGATATGGAAATTCTTTCCAGGGGAACATTTCTAATGGGACTGGAAAAAGAGCTGAAGGAAATTTAGAGGTTCTTTACATGGATCTGAGCCAGGAAAGAAAAAATCAAAAATACTACGTTGCCAATAATAATGCCACTCTTGAAGATGGCTCCTGGGATATCGGGGAGAGACTTATCCTCTGCGGACAGGACAGCCCAAAAAAGTCCGCTAAATCCAGTGTAGTAGTCAGTGTAAATGGGAACGGTAACACCTCTGACAATTACGGTTTCAAAGCAGGTACTGAAATAACCCTGAAAATTATTGACAGAAAAAGCAGGAATGTCATTTCTGAACAAAAAGCTACTGTCAAATTTGTAGATTGA
- a CDS encoding DUF5803 family protein → MNTKNMFILLALMVIFISGCVDQKKEITIDEPGNISSYEFDVFLEEWDNNTPVNTTTYYILENKVEVQAVHLVINSSKLEIFPPDSLGGGSEKEPIKNFVLLVEPANETVAGPETFSRLANSINVTYLNYTLTQDVSRGMKVVNLEFEENVTGFIAYTLDAPGTQSFTFMKPDSEFIRVILPEGYVTGNRVFGIARPAPSSTGFDEKGRHTLLWVYSEMGEREEAIQVKYYTESAPMYFFAAIVALLFGVVMVLMRYSRSRKELESVREIFELEKEYEKKGQRKKK, encoded by the coding sequence ATGAATACAAAAAATATGTTTATACTCCTTGCCCTGATGGTGATCTTCATATCGGGCTGTGTTGACCAGAAAAAAGAGATCACTATTGATGAGCCTGGCAACATCTCCAGTTATGAATTTGATGTTTTTCTGGAAGAGTGGGATAACAACACTCCAGTAAATACCACCACATACTATATTCTGGAAAACAAAGTTGAAGTTCAGGCTGTCCATCTGGTTATAAATAGCAGCAAGCTTGAAATTTTCCCTCCGGATTCTCTTGGAGGAGGCTCTGAGAAGGAACCCATTAAAAACTTTGTACTGCTGGTAGAGCCTGCGAACGAAACAGTTGCGGGACCGGAAACCTTTTCGAGGCTTGCAAACAGCATCAACGTTACATACCTGAATTACACTCTCACGCAGGACGTTTCCAGGGGCATGAAGGTAGTAAATCTCGAATTTGAGGAAAACGTTACAGGTTTTATTGCATATACTCTTGATGCGCCCGGAACCCAGAGCTTTACCTTTATGAAACCTGATTCCGAGTTTATACGTGTGATTCTCCCTGAGGGCTATGTTACAGGCAACAGGGTTTTCGGGATAGCAAGACCTGCACCTTCCAGCACAGGCTTTGATGAGAAAGGAAGACATACTCTCCTGTGGGTTTATTCTGAAATGGGAGAACGTGAAGAAGCTATTCAGGTTAAATATTATACTGAATCCGCGCCCATGTATTTCTTTGCCGCAATCGTGGCTCTGCTTTTCGGGGTTGTGATGGTGCTTATGCGTTATTCCAGAAGCAGAAAGGAACTGGAGAGCGTCAGGGAAATCTTCGAACTCGAAAAAGAATACGAAAAGAAAGGACAGAGAAAAAAGAAATAA